CCGCCGCCGCGTCGGCGAGCTCGGCGGCCGTCGCCCGGGAGATGACGAACCCGACCACGGACTGGTCGTTCAGGTACAGCTCACCGGCGGGCAGCACCGGACGGCTGCGCGGCCCCGCGAGCAGCACGATCCGACCGCGGAAACTCAGGTGTGCCACGGCGGTTTCGAGGTCGTTGGTGCCGGAAGTGTCCACGAAGAGGTCGATGCCGTCCGGCAGGTCGGTCCTGCGGTAGTCCAGCGCCACGTCGGCGCCGCGGGACAGGCAATGGCCCAGATCCGCCGCCGACGCCGTGGCCACCACTCGCGCACCCGCCGCGGCGGCGAGCTCGATCAACGCGGTCCCGACGTTGCCGCCACCCCCGACGACCAGCACGGTCTGGCCCGCGCGCAACCCACCGTGCGTGAACAACGCCAGGTACGCCGTGGTCGCGGGATGCAGCACGGCCACGGCGTCGAACGGATCGACCCCGGCGGGCAGGCGGTACAGCCGATCCGCCGCCACTGCCACGCGTTCGGCCGCCGCGCCCTGCCGTCCGCCGTGCCCGAGGCTGTTGCCCCACACCGTCTCCCCGGCCGCGAACCCGTTCGCCGCGTCCACGACGTGGCCGACGAAATCGCGCCCCAGCACGAGCGGCCACGGCCCCGGCACCGGCCACATCCCGTTGCGCACGAACGTGTCCACGGGGTTCACGGTGCTCACGACGACGTCGACGAGCACCTCACCGAGCGCCGGCACGGGATCGGGGAGCTCGCCGAAGCGGATTTCCTCGACTGGGCCGGGCTTCCCGACGAACGCAGCCTTCACTCAGGCGAAGCTACCAGCGGTGAGGATCGCGTGGCCCTGGCTGTCACTGCGTAATCCAGCGCTTCTTCCGTGAAGTCGCGACCTACCTTCAACAGCTGGTGTATCAGCGCTGCCGGGAATCTTTCGCGAGAACTCGGCATGTCATCAAGGAGAACTGCGGGGCCCTCGATGTCCTTGCTCACGGTGACCGTGCGGAGCCTGCACCTGAATTCTTCCACGACACAGACCGCATTAACCCCCAGGTTCAGCAGCTGCTGGGCGACCGCGTCGACGTCGGCGGGACCGTCCGGATCGGACAGTCTGGAACAGGACGACCTGCGTCACTACAGCGAGACCGTGCGGCCGTACCTGCAGGCCAAGCGCCGTTACGAGGACGAGGCGCACGAGTTGTACTGCCAGTACGACCTGTTGCGAGGCCGCAACGCCCCCGCGCCACTCGCCGACTGAGGACGGCGGTGTCCGCGCACGGTCCACGAGACCGCCGGCGGACACCGCACGGCCCGCGACTCGAGAACCGAGCCGCGGTTTCTCCGTGCTACGGCCGGACGGCGCCCATGGGGTTCGGGATCGGCAGGCCACCCGCGTCGACGACCGCGCGGCTGAGGGGTTCGGCCAGCTCCAGCGCGCGGTCCACGGCGGCCGGGCCGAGCGCGTCGAGCGGGTCGGTGGCCAGGCGGTCGGTCATCTCCTCGACGTCGTGGCGGACGGCGGCACCGCTCGCCGTGAGCCGGCCGGCGGAGTCGAGGAGGCCACGGGAAAGCAGGCGCGCCGTCGACCCGGCCCACTCCTCGTCGGTCCAGCCGCGGGCGCGTTGGACGAGCTCGCGGGTCGTGGCGCCGGCGGCGATGTGGGTGAGGCTCGCGTCGAGACCGGACAGCCCGGCGGACACACCGGCGAGCACGTGGCCGTCGCCGCGGTGTTCCCGCAGGGCGCAGGTGGCGAGCCAGAGGCGGGCGAGCGGACGGTCGGGGGGTTCGGCCGACGCCCACGCCGCAGCGAGCGGACGGCCGTCGAAGCGGCAGCCGGCGACGGCGCGTTCGAGCAGCACGGCCAGTTCGTCGAGTTCGGCGAGTTCGGCGCCCGGCGGCAGCAACCGCGTCAAAGCGGCTTCCACGGCGAGAATCCGGCTCTGCAGCACGTCTTCCGGCTTCGCGAACGTCCACGCGTCGGGCAGGGCGCGCGCAACCATCCCCGGCGCGAAGCCGTAGAACATCGACGTGACCGGCCCCGGCCCGATCGGGCCCAGTGGCGCCGCGCGGCCCGCGAAGTACCCCATCCACCAGCCGCGCAGGCCCACTTCCTTCGCCGCCGCGGCGGGCTCGGGTGCGAAGTAGACGACGGCGTGCAGCGGCTCCAGCGCGACCCAGAACCGCCTGGCCAGGCTCGAATTCGGCTCCAGGACGACCATGCCGGTCAGCGTACGCACGACGAAGGCCCCTTCACCGCGCGGTGAAGGGGCCTTCGAGTAAACCGATTGTCAGGCGAGCTCGAGCCCGTAGGACTGCAGCTCGAGGGTCAGCGGGTAGAAGTAGCTGGTCACGGTGTCGCCGCCGGACAGCGTGCCGAGGCCCTTCGAGCCGTCGTACGCCGGGCCGCCCGAGTCACCGTGGTCGGTGTGCGCGGTGGTGCCGAACTCGTGGTTGAGCACACCCACGTCGAAGTTCACGGACTCGTCGACCGAGGTGACCTCGCCGCTGCCGCCGCCGGTGGTCTGGCCCTGCTTCTGGATCTGCTCGCCGACGGTCGGCGTGCCGGCGCTGGTGATCTCCTGGCCGGTGTTGATGGCGCCGTCACCCGTGCCGTTCGGGCGGGTCAGCAGACCGGAGTCCGCACCGGGGCAGTCGCTCTCCACCACCTGGGCGCCGGAGACGTCGCCACCGGACCAGGTGCCGCCCTCGTTGGTGCAGTGGCCGGCCGTGAGCATCATCGGCTCGCCGCCACGGGTGACGTTGAAGCCGAGGGAGCAGGTGAACTGGCCGTTGTTGATCGAGTCACCGTCGGCGATGTAGGTCGACAGCTTGCCGGCACGGTGCTCGATGCGGGCGGAGTCGCCCAGCTTCGCGGCGGCCGCGGTGACCTTGTCGACGGTGGCCTTCGAGGCGGCGTCGTAGATCTTCACGACGACCTGGTTGTTCTTGGTGTCGATGCCCCACGCGGTCTGCGGCACGTTCTTCACGGCGTCGAGCGAGTTCTTGGCGTTGGTCAGCGCGGCGAAGCTGTGCTTCACCAGCTTCGTGGCGAAGCCGGCGGCTTCGGCCTTCTGCTGGGCGGTCGCGTCGATGACGTTGACGATGGCCTTGCCGTTGTCGAGGTAGATGCCACCGCCCGACTGGCCGAGACTGTCGACGACCTGCGTCGCCTGGGTGATGGCCTGGGCCTGCATCTGCGCGAAGGCGAGCGGGCTGGCCGAAGCGGCGTTCACGCAAAGGCCGGCGGTGAGCGCCGCCGCCGAGAACACGGTGAAACCGGCGACGAACGTTTTCCGGGAAGTCATCGAATCTTCCTCCAGTTGAGCTGGACGGATCCTGCGCGAACGGCTCGCGCGACCACGGTGGGACTCCCCACACTTTTGTTGCCAGGCAACCAACGCACTAC
The sequence above is a segment of the Amycolatopsis sp. 2-15 genome. Coding sequences within it:
- a CDS encoding S1 family peptidase, which encodes MTSRKTFVAGFTVFSAAALTAGLCVNAASASPLAFAQMQAQAITQATQVVDSLGQSGGGIYLDNGKAIVNVIDATAQQKAEAAGFATKLVKHSFAALTNAKNSLDAVKNVPQTAWGIDTKNNQVVVKIYDAASKATVDKVTAAAAKLGDSARIEHRAGKLSTYIADGDSINNGQFTCSLGFNVTRGGEPMMLTAGHCTNEGGTWSGGDVSGAQVVESDCPGADSGLLTRPNGTGDGAINTGQEITSAGTPTVGEQIQKQGQTTGGGSGEVTSVDESVNFDVGVLNHEFGTTAHTDHGDSGGPAYDGSKGLGTLSGGDTVTSYFYPLTLELQSYGLELA
- a CDS encoding SCO6745 family protein; its protein translation is MVVLEPNSSLARRFWVALEPLHAVVYFAPEPAAAAKEVGLRGWWMGYFAGRAAPLGPIGPGPVTSMFYGFAPGMVARALPDAWTFAKPEDVLQSRILAVEAALTRLLPPGAELAELDELAVLLERAVAGCRFDGRPLAAAWASAEPPDRPLARLWLATCALREHRGDGHVLAGVSAGLSGLDASLTHIAAGATTRELVQRARGWTDEEWAGSTARLLSRGLLDSAGRLTASGAAVRHDVEEMTDRLATDPLDALGPAAVDRALELAEPLSRAVVDAGGLPIPNPMGAVRP
- a CDS encoding zinc-binding dehydrogenase — translated: MKAAFVGKPGPVEEIRFGELPDPVPALGEVLVDVVVSTVNPVDTFVRNGMWPVPGPWPLVLGRDFVGHVVDAANGFAAGETVWGNSLGHGGRQGAAAERVAVAADRLYRLPAGVDPFDAVAVLHPATTAYLALFTHGGLRAGQTVLVVGGGGNVGTALIELAAAAGARVVATASAADLGHCLSRGADVALDYRRTDLPDGIDLFVDTSGTNDLETAVAHLSFRGRIVLLAGPRSRPVLPAGELYLNDQSVVGFVISRATAAELADAAAALNERFAAGGLRPRVVERVPLAEAADAHGRMERGELHGRRIVLVVRNVADPVDS